Within Nitrososphaerota archaeon, the genomic segment TTTTACCAATAATTATTGAAAGCAAAACTTCTAAATAAGTAGGATTTTCTAATATGCTTAAAACATTTTCAGAAATCCTTCCTTTTACCATATTTCCCATAGTAAATTATGTAAATAGTAGAATATAAACTTATAGGTATTAACTATACCTATAAGTAATTAAGAATAGCATAGGATTAATATTATTGATTTAAAAAATCCTAATTTTTCGTTATTCACTAAATTTCTAAAATTCTTTAAGATTAGTTAATAGAATGTTAAAGCTAAGTTATTATTGAAAAACAATCGTCTTTTAATGAAAATTTAACTTTAAATTTGATTAAAAGTTAAGTATATTTTGTTATTTTCTTTCCCAATCTTTTCCTTTTTCAAGAAAGCTTTTTAATTTTTCTTTTAATAATATATTTTTAAAAGGTGGTATTTTTGAACAATATTGGTATTTTAATGAATCCGGAATGTCGCAAGCTATTTGAAAAAATTAATAATAGACCCTTTTGTAAGGAATGCCAAGAAAAACGTGCAGCATTCAAAGAGAAAGAACAAAAGAAAGGCCATTATAGCAATCTTCTTCCAGGTTTTTCTTCATTAAAGATAAACATACCACTTGACATTCTTATAATTGGTGAGGCACATGGCGGACGTGAAAATTTGTTTCGTGAGCAAAAATCTTTAGATTCTGAAGTTATTGAGTTTAATTATTTTTATCGCTACGAGAAACTTGTCACATTCCATCAAAAGCAAATGAGGGAATTGTTTGATTATTTAGATAATGTAAACAAAACATGGGTCTTTACCGACTTAATAAAATGTTTTGTTTGGAGAAAGAAAAGAGAGAATGAAAAAATCGCGATCAGTTTTTGTAGAAGATACTTAAATGAACAAATAGATTTTTTTAAACCAAGATTAATCCTAGCAATTGGAATAAAAGTTTGTAAAGAGTATTTTGGGATTAAAATTGATAAACTTAAACATGGGAAAAAGTATGAAATTTCAGGAAAGAAAATTATTAGTTGTATTTTTCCAAGTAGGAATACAGCGGACATTTGGATAGAAAATGGAGGTTGGGAAAAGATTAAAGAAGCTTTGAATAATTCTTTTTAGATTTGTATGAGAAAGGTTAATGAAGTAGTTAAGGATGTAATTGAAAAAAAAATTACGACATCAAGAAATAAATAAAAAAATTAGAAGAGAAAAAGAGAAAATGGTAATCCAACATTATATTTTTATCGATTGTTTTTATTAAACTAAATTCTTCCTAATTTTTTACGGACTCTTAAATCTTAATAGATAATCGTCTTAATATAAATTTATAATTAAATAACCGAATATTATATACGATAAATTAGAGGGGTTTAGATTGACCTCGCCATTAAAAAAGACTGATAAAAAAGAATCAGTTGATATATTGCTTCATAATAATTTTGGAGCAAGTTTTATCATAATAGGTCTTATGGGTATATTTCTTGGATTTTTTATTATAGGATTTACAACTTACTATACTTATACTGGTATATCATGTTTTTTAGTCGGAATTATATTCATTATTGATAGCTTATTTCTTATTTCTTTATTATCATATGATGAATCTGCATAAAGCTCTTTTGGAATTTTATCTAATCCTTCTAATAATTCATTAAATCTTTTAGAACCATGCTCATTTCCATTTCCTAAAGATATGCTTAAAGGCATAGAATTTTCATCTACGCATACATGTATTTTTGAACCTTTTTTATGCTTAAATCCATCATATCCTATTAATTCTCCCCTTTTTTTGCTTCTATTGTAGTACTATCCACACATACTCTATCATAGCTCCTCATTAATGCTAAAGATTTAAATATTTTATCCCATATTCCTTTTTCTTGCCATTTTTTAAGTCTTTTCCAAGCAGTTTTATAAGAACCATATTTTCTAGGCATATCCATCCATCTACAACCAGTAATAAGAACATATAGAATTCCATTAAGTAGCATCCTATCATCAACAAAAGCTTTTCTTCCTCTACATGGTTTAGGAGGAAGGAAAGAGCTTATTAAAGACCACTCAAAATCACTAAGCTCTATAAATTCCATAATAAATTAGATAAAAGAAATCCTTAAATATTTTGAAATAACTTCATTCATTTATTAGATTCATTTCTAAAATTATATATGATGACCTATTTTTACCTTGAAGAACTTTAAAAAAGAATACCCATCGGTTGTTTCTTTCTGTTTCTACTTTTCATTTTCAAAAGAAGAAAAATACTCGTCCAAATATGGTTTTAATTTTTCATAAAAAGCGTTCATAACATCTTTCATCCATTTCTTAACATCATCTCCTAAATTATCTTTACTTCTTTTTGCATATATTCTTGTCCAATTTTCTCCCCAATTTTCATCAAAAGTAAGTCCCTCATGAATTTTATTTTCCAATTCACTTTTTTTATCTTGAAAGAATTTTAAAATTTTTAAATTCTCATCTTTATTTGATTTTTCAAAATGCAAACCTACTTCAACCCAGTCTTTATGAATCACCCATTCAAAGTGAATACCTGAATATCCAGCCGGTATTCCAAGGTAATTGCCTTTAGTTGATTTCCTATACGTAACTCCTGGATTTCTTTCTTTAAAATCTTCTAATAATTCTGAAAAAATTTCTATATTTCTCTTTTCTGATGGAGTTAATTCCTTATTTTCTATTTCCTCAACTTCTTCTTCACCAATAGGGTTCATAGCAAAAATTTCAAATTCACTATTTTTATCTTTATAATACTTAAATTCGATACCCTGAATTTTTACTTCATAAACATCTCTTAAATAATTCATTATATCTTTTATAGTCTCATCAATTTCATAAGAAACTATTAATAAGTTAAATTTTCCACTCTTTAAACACTCTTTTATTTTTTCAAAAAATTGTTCTTCATTATATTCTAAATCCGGATTAACTTCTTTAATTTTGTTAAAAACTTTAGAAATATCAACTTTTTTTTCTAATTCATCTAAATCTAAGTTGTGTAAAATAGATGCATACTCTAATATTTGAGCGATAACTTCTCTTGGGGTTCTACCTCTCTTTAATTCCACAATAGTTAAATCTCCATCCTCATTAGTTAATAACAAATCTATCTCTGAGCCACGAATTTTTAAATGACTACCTAAAAGATAGAATTTTTCATCTTCATTATAAGCTAATATGTCTATATTATTCTCTAAAAGTTTATGAAGATCCTCTTCATTTTTGTCTTTTTCAAAATTTTCTGTTTTAAGAATAACTTCTGGTTGATTTCGTTTTCTAATAATTAAGCTCATAGAATTTACCTCTTATATTTAGTTAAATTTAAATAACAAGTAATCTATATAAGTTTTATTTTTATAATTTCTTTGTTTAATTCTTAGAATTTTCATATAATAGATAAACTCTATTAAACTTTTATGAACTTTATTAAACATTAATTTTTAATTTCTAATTTCGATTTCATGATTCATATTCAGATATTCTGCCTTCTAATTTTTCAATTGTATTCTTTAATCTTTCTAAAAAGCAAAAAATTTTTCTTACTTCTTTAATTTGTGATCAGAATATTTTTAGATTAAAAGAGCATTGTGATAAATACTTAAAAAATTAAAGATTTTTATACATAGTTCCCTTAGGTATAAATTATGGTAAAAGAGTTTGGAAATCAATTTGAGCAATTCACATTAGAGTTTTTTAAGAGAGTTGTTAATTGTCCTATAGTAATTCGAGATTATGAATTTAGGAAAAAAGGCATAACAAATAAAGGTAAATTGAGAGAAAGCCCTACCGATTTAGACGTCTTTGCCTATTCTAAAAATAAAATTTATTTAGTAACCTGTCAAGAATGGATTTCTTCACAAAAAAAGAGAGAAGAAGAGGAAATAGAGCGTTTAGTTGATAACCTTAATCACGCGATTAGTGATATTAAAGAGAAAATTAATACTCAAAATCAAAAAATAATACCTGTCATAGCCTTTGTAGCTATGAAAGAAGAAAGTTTAAAAATGTTAGAAAATAAAGTACGTGAAATAATTAAAGAGAAAGTAGCTTTACTTTCATTTTTAGATATGTTTTTTAAATTTATTGAAGTATGGGAGAAGACTCAAAAGAGCTGGATGCCTGCTGGTAATTTTGATTGGTTTTTTTCAAGAATTATTGGATGGTTTAAAATTGATTCGAAAAAGCTTAAAGAACTAATTAATGAAAGTAACAAATTGCGTAAAAGAGAGCATAAAAAGTATAATATTTATTGGAGTGATGATATTCAAAATTATAAACTAGAATTTTTATATCCCTTTTCAAATTTTTACTGATAGCTTATCATTCCTATTAACTTTAGATATTTTTAATATTTCTTTTCCTGAATGAAGTGGCAATACCATTTTTTCATTTAACTGCTTTTATTAATCCTATTTCTTTTAATTTATTTTTTCTTCAATTGAAATATCTTTGAAATTATTTAATGCTCATTTATTTAATACTTCTAAATCTTCAATTTTTAATTTCTCAAATAGAAGCTAATACGTAACCTTTATAAAATAGTTGCGCATCATTATATATAGATGAATTTAGAAGTTAAATTTGTCCAGAAGTTGCGTGATGTTTTATCTCGATTAGCAAATATTTCTAGAAAAATTAATGCAGCAGTAGCTTATGTAACAAATGATGGTCTTGACATTCTAGATGAGATGGGCCTTACTTTAAATAAAGCAGTAATAGGTTCAGCATTTAATATAACAGAACCATCAGCCATACAAAGACTTCTTAAAGCAAGATCTGAAATAAGGATTGCAGAAGTAGTTGGGGAATTTCATCCAAAAATATATCTAATTCCATACGATGACTCAATAGCTGTAATTGTCGGTTCATCTAATCTTACAAGAGGGGGCCTTGAAATAAATGAAGAAGCTAATATAATTTTACATGGTAAGAAAAATGAACCCCCCCATATCAAGTATTTTAGATTATTTTGAAGAACTTTGGACTATAAAATCGATCGAAATAGATCAGTCATGGTTAGAACAATATGAAGCTGAATATAAGGAAATTCAAGCCTCACGTAAAGTTACTGAATATCAAGGAGCTACAATAATTCGTAATATATCATTAAAAGTAGCAAATCAATTAGCTCAAAAGGCTCAGGCATATTGGATAGTAGTTACTAGCCCAGAAAATTTTAAAATTTGTTTAAAAAATGGATTATGGGGAGTTAATCGTCAAATCCAAACTATAAAAAGAGTTAAAAAAGGGGATATTTTAACTTTTTATATTAAAGATTGGAGACAATTTAAAGGTATTTATTATGTAGATAGTGATCATCCATATTATGATG encodes:
- a CDS encoding transposase produces the protein MEFIELSDFEWSLISSFLPPKPCRGRKAFVDDRMLLNGILYVLITGCRWMDMPRKYGSYKTAWKRLKKWQEKGIWDKIFKSLALMRSYDRVCVDSTTIEAKKGEN
- a CDS encoding EVE domain-containing protein, encoding MNPPISSILDYFEELWTIKSIEIDQSWLEQYEAEYKEIQASRKVTEYQGATIIRNISLKVANQLAQKAQAYWIVVTSPENFKICLKNGLWGVNRQIQTIKRVKKGDILTFYIKDWRQFKGIYYVDSDHPYYDETRVWPDKLYPWRIRIRPVSQSGSIKANNIIKDLEFITNQSNWGAYSQREMIKISYNDFQRIISKMSQTQLS
- a CDS encoding uracil-DNA glycosylase family protein yields the protein MNNIGILMNPECRKLFEKINNRPFCKECQEKRAAFKEKEQKKGHYSNLLPGFSSLKINIPLDILIIGEAHGGRENLFREQKSLDSEVIEFNYFYRYEKLVTFHQKQMRELFDYLDNVNKTWVFTDLIKCFVWRKKRENEKIAISFCRRYLNEQIDFFKPRLILAIGIKVCKEYFGIKIDKLKHGKKYEISGKKIISCIFPSRNTADIWIENGGWEKIKEALNNSF
- a CDS encoding phospholipase D family protein encodes the protein MNLEVKFVQKLRDVLSRLANISRKINAAVAYVTNDGLDILDEMGLTLNKAVIGSAFNITEPSAIQRLLKARSEIRIAEVVGEFHPKIYLIPYDDSIAVIVGSSNLTRGGLEINEEANIILHGKKNEPPHIKYFRLF
- a CDS encoding transposase, which produces MGYDGFKHKKGSKIHVCVDENSMPLSISLGNGNEHGSKRFNELLEGLDKIPKELYADSSYDNKEIRNKLSIMNIIPTKKHDIPV
- a CDS encoding DUF4268 domain-containing protein, which codes for MSLIIRKRNQPEVILKTENFEKDKNEEDLHKLLENNIDILAYNEDEKFYLLGSHLKIRGSEIDLLLTNEDGDLTIVELKRGRTPREVIAQILEYASILHNLDLDELEKKVDISKVFNKIKEVNPDLEYNEEQFFEKIKECLKSGKFNLLIVSYEIDETIKDIMNYLRDVYEVKIQGIEFKYYKDKNSEFEIFAMNPIGEEEVEEIENKELTPSEKRNIEIFSELLEDFKERNPGVTYRKSTKGNYLGIPAGYSGIHFEWVIHKDWVEVGLHFEKSNKDENLKILKFFQDKKSELENKIHEGLTFDENWGENWTRIYAKRSKDNLGDDVKKWMKDVMNAFYEKLKPYLDEYFSSFENEK